The following proteins are encoded in a genomic region of Debaryomyces hansenii CBS767 chromosome G complete sequence:
- a CDS encoding DEHA2G06490p (weakly similar to uniprot|P32466 Saccharomyces cerevisiae YDR345C HXT3 Low affinity glucose transporter of the major facilitator superfamily) translates to MATEDKELGVVITDVSKLSEKIEEQNNIISKGGSVDDYLYEKRPWWKVNYLVRLNFCIFLITLSSTNNGYDGSMLNGLQSVSYWPEKMGNPQGSVLGALSNGNVFGVVLSFVCASWLADKFGRWRCIFVGQTITILGSILQGVSTNYGFFLASRIILGFGVGIAGVSSPSLISELAYPTHRATATTFYNVCWYLGAIIAAWVTYGTLNIENDYSWRIPSYLQAALPCLQIAFFWMVPESPRYLINKDRISDAEKVLRKFHAGGETHERANDLVSFEIEEIQAALEIEKLSSNSRYSDFITMPTFRKRLFLAVFVAVIMQLSGNGLVSYYLNKVLNSIGITDPHEQLKINGCLMVYNLVISSVVASVAGRFKRRSMFLICTILMLVFYVIWTILSAINQQRNFEQKSLGNGVIAMIFFYYLAYDIGANGLPFLYITEIMPYSHRAKGMNIFTVSQNIIIIFNGFVNPIAMDAIEWKYYIVYCCILAVEVITVLFTFVETSAYTLEEVAKVFGDDPGQTLIHLSSAPPKPEVGHIETV, encoded by the coding sequence atggcAACAGAAGACAAAGAACTCGGAGTCGTAATAACGGATGTTTCGAAACTATCTGAGAAGATCGAAGAACAAAACAATATTATCTCCAAAGGAGGATCAgttgatgattatttgtATGAGAAACGACCATGGTGGAAAGTAAATTACTTGGTACGTTTGAACTTTTGTATATTTCTAATCACTCTTTCTTCTACTAATAATGGCTATGATGGTTCTATGTTGAACGGTTTGCAATCAGTTCTGTATTGGCCAGAGAAGATGGGTAATCCACAAGGTAGTGTTTTAGGTGCATTATCTAACGGAAATGTTTTCGGTGTTGTGCTATCGTTTGTGTGTGCATCTTGGTTGGCTGATAAGTTCGGCAGATGGCGGTGTATTTTTGTTGGACAGACTATTACTATCCTTGGTTCTATTTTACAAGGTGTTTCAACAAATTACGGATTCTTCTTGGCTTCCCGCATCATTCTTGGTTTTGGAGTTGGTATTGCAGGCGTTTCTAGTCCTTCATTAATCTCTGAATTAGCATATCCAACACACAGAGCCACAGCTACAACTTTCTACAATGTCTGCTGGTATTTAGGAGCAATAATTGCAGCTTGGGTTACATACGGAACATTGAACATAGAAAACGATTATAGTTGGAGAATTCCATCTTATTTGCAAGCTGCCCTCCCATGCCTCCAAATTGCATTCTTTTGGATGGTCCCTGAATCTCCTCGTTACTTAATCAATAAAGATAGAATCTCTGATGCTGAAAAGGTCTTGAGAAAGTTTCACGCAGGTGGTGAAACTCATGAAAGAGCAAATGATTTGGTtagttttgaaattgaagagaTTCAAGCAGCGCTCGAGATAGAAAAACTATCCTCTAACTCTAGATATTCTGATTTTATTACCATGCCAACATTTAgaaaaagattatttttgGCAGTTTTTGTTGCAGTTATTATGCAATTATCTGGTAATGGATTGGTTTCTTATTATCTTAATAAAGTTTTGAATTCGATTGGAATTACTGATCCTCATgaacaattaaaaattaatgGTTGTTTAATGGTTTATAATCTTGTCATCTCTTCAGTTGTTGCTTCTGTTGCTGGTAGATTCAAAAGGAGAAGCATGTTTTTAATTTGCACAATATTGATGTTGGTTTTCTATGTGATTTGGACGATATTGTCTGCAATCAACCAACAACGTAATTTCGAACAAAAATCATTAGGCAATGGCGTTATTGCCATGATTTTTTTCTACTATTTGGCTTATGATATTGGTGCTAATGGCCTACCGTTCTTGTACATTACCGAAATCATGCCTTACAGCCATAGAGCAAAAGGTATGAATATTTTCACGGTGAGCcaaaacattattattatcttcaatggCTTCGTCAATCCTATTGCCATGGATGCTATTGAATGGAAATACTATATTGTCTATTGCTGTATCCTTGCTGTGGAAGTTATTACCGTTTTATTTACATTCGTCGAAACTTCTGCTTACACCTTGGAAGAAGTAGCCAAAGTCTTTGGTGATGATCCAGGCCAAACATTGATCCACCTTTCATCTGCACCCCCAAAGCCTGAAGTTGGGCATATAGAAACTGTTTAG
- a CDS encoding DEHA2G06468p (weakly similar to uniprot|P32466 Saccharomyces cerevisiae YDR345C HXT3 Low affinity glucose transporter of the major facilitator superfamily), which produces MSTDLKYTPDAEQLTTEEHSEKDIYSLEGSNNNKDDIRYNDLSWYKVSHLRYLNFCILLISLSSTTLGYDSSMLNGLQSLAYWRDYMGNPTGTTLGALTNGTIFGLILANPLAPYVADKFGRRVAIISGQIIVIIGSVLQGASTNYAFFLVSRIIAGVGSILSMVSSPALISEISYPTHRHVTTTFFNTNYYIGAAIAAWITFGTSGLSDEYSWRIPSYLQGSIALIQLSLFWMVPESPRYYISKGKIDKAEEVLMKHHIGNSQDPGDIGLIKFEVEEIQAALEMEKISASTSYLDFFKTSANRKRLFICFFIAVLMQLSGNGLVSFYLSKVLNSIGITDEKEQLKINGSLMIYNWVTAVSVSFVVNKFRRRTLFITSTILMLITYVIWTVLSAINEQRNFEQASLGKGVLAMIFFYYLGYNMGANGLPYLYLTEILPYNQRTKGINIMLILFNIILIYNGFVNPVAMDAISWRYYIVYCCVIVIEIVVVYFFLPELKMK; this is translated from the coding sequence ATGAGTACTGATCTTAAATATACACCTGATGCTGAACAGCTTACAACGGAAGAGCACTCAGAAAAGGATATCTACTCTCTTGAAGGAagtaacaataataaagacGATATAAGATACAACGACTTATCATGGTATAAAGTTTCCCATTTACGTTACCTCAACTTCTGTATTCTATTGATCTCGTTGTCATCCACTACCTTAGGGTATGACAGTTCTATGTTGAATGGCCTACAATCGTTGGCATACTGGAGAGATTACATGGGAAACCCTACTGGTACTACGTTAGGTGCTTTAACCAACGGGACCATTTTTGGTCTTATTTTAGCGAATCCATTAGCACCATATGTTGCGGATAAATTTGGTAGAAGAGTTGCTATAATTTCTGGTCAAATCATTGTTATCATTGGTTCAGTTCTTCAAGGTGCTTCCACTAATTATGCATTCTTTTTAGTATCAAGAATAATCGCAGGGGTTGGTTCCATTTTGTCAATGGTTTCTTCTCCAGCACTTATATCAGAGATTTCATATCCTACCCACAGACATGTTACTACTACATTCTTCAACACAAACTACTATATTGGGGCTGCCATTGCAGCTTGGATAACGTTTGGAACTAGTGGTCTTAGCGACGAATATTCCTGGAGAATTCCTTCTTACTTGCAAGGGTCCATAGCACTCATTCAATTGTCATTATTCTGGATGGTTCCAGAATCACCAAGATATTATATAAGTAAAGGAAAAATAGACAAAGCTGAGGAAGTTTTGATGAAACATCATATCGGAAATTCCCAAGATCCTGGTGATATTGGCTTAATCAAATTTGAGGTGGAAGAAATTCAAGCTGCGTTGGAAATGGAAAAGATATCCGCAAGTACTAGCTATTTGGATTTTTTCAAGACATCAGCTAACCGTAAGCGCCTTTTCATTTGTTTTTTTATTGCAGTTTTAATGCAGCTTTCAGGGAACGGATTggtttctttttatttaagTAAagtattaaattcaatCGGTATTACAGACgaaaaagaacaattgaaaattaacGGGAGTTTGATGATTTATAATTGGGTTACGGCAGTATCTGTTTCGTTCgtagttaataaatttagaagaagaacattGTTCATTACTTCTACAATTTTGATGTTAATTACGTACGTTATCTGGACAGTGTTATCTGCTATTAACGAACAACGTAACTTTGAGCAAGCATCACTCGGTAAAGGAGTTCTTGCTATGATCTTCTTTTATTACTTGGGATACAACATGGGAGCCAATGGCTTGCCTTACTTGTACTTAACTGAAATCTTACCTTACAACCAGAGGACTAAAGGCATTAACATCATGTTAATACTTTTCaacattattttgatatacAATGGTTTCGTTAACCCAGTCGCTATGGATGCGATTTCCTGGAGATATTACATTGTATATTGTTGTGTTATCGTTATCGAGATTGTGGTCGTCTACTTCTTTTTGCcagaattaaaaatgaaataa
- a CDS encoding DEHA2G06424p (no similarity) — translation MNSTIVETLEGVMDKLHYHVLGGLDTLFGFGNLYPIFELNLTQEYNLNNLFFIR, via the coding sequence ATGAATCTGACTATCGTTGAAACTCTTGAGGGTGTAATGGATAAATTACATTACCATGTACTAGGCGGGTTGGATACTCTTTTTGGGTTTGGCAATTTATATCCTATATTTGAGTTAAACTTAACCcaagaatataatttgaacaatttgttcttcattagATAA
- a CDS encoding DEHA2G06512p (no similarity) produces the protein MHCMKSGEHRAITEKAYEYVNSAEEGLKYNSIPTKCLKTYSTCKIPIRERLWFSIVVT, from the coding sequence ATGCATTGTATGAAATCCGGAGAGCATAGAGCTATTACCGAAAAAGCTTACGAATACGTTAATTCAGCCGAAGAAGGCCTAAAGTACAATAGCATCCCCACGAAATGTTTGAAAACATACTCAACTTGTAAAATTCCGATACGGGAGCGTCTTTGGTTTAGCATTGTTGTTACATGA
- a CDS encoding DEHA2G06446p (some similarities with uniprot|P32603 Saccharomyces cerevisiae YOR190W SPR1 Sporulation regulated genes), which produces MGFLKVKGTKIVDENEKLVVLKGAATGGHLNMENFITGYPGHETEHKKVIENTIGKEKSDFFFNKFYEYFWTEDDAKFFKQLGLNCLRIPFNYRHFINDEGDLFDVKDIGFKRLDAIIDTCSKHGIYTILDLHSAPGGQNQDWHSDSGIHKSLFWEFKVFQDAIVNLWIKIATYYQHHEYVAGYNFLNEPAVSDHSKLIKYYERLEKEVRKVDPNHILFLDGNTYAMDFRQFPNEVLPNTVYAIHDYSLYGFPSNDNDLYKGNKEQKDKLKSQYERKIEYMRDRNVPVWNGEFGPVYASDFRGDKDPDLTNLARYQVLKDQLEVYKSGDPSGDKSPISWSIWLYKDIGFQGMTYVSPESKWYSLFGKWLAKKKDLGLDRWGNDIDPNNAKLYTDLENHILSNVPEKHRKALYPHNWTVKDYLARVTNEMLFSQYAQHEYADYFKDLSFEQLDELAACFKFENVEKRQELNNILSNY; this is translated from the coding sequence atggGATTTTTAAAAGTAAAGGGAacaaaaattgttgatgaaaacgAAAAGTTAGTAGTCCTCAAAGGTGCAGCCACTGGTGGCCATCTTAATATGGAGAACTTTATTACTGGGTATCCTGGACACGAGACCGAACATAAAAAGGTAATCGAAAATACAATTGGTAAAGAAAAAAGTgactttttctttaataaattctatGAATACTTTTGGACTGAAGATGATGCTAAGTTTTTCAAGCAGTTGGGCTTGAACTGTTTGAGAATTCCTTTCAATTATAGACATTTCATTAACGATGAAGGAGACTTATTTGATGTGAAAGATATAGGGTTTAAAAGATTAGATGCTATCATTGACACTTGCTCAAAACATGGAATCTACACTATTTTGGATTTGCATTCAGCCCCAGGAGGTCAAAACCAAGATTGGCATAGTGATTCGGGAATACATAAGTCTCTTTTCTGGGAGTTTAAGGTTTTTCAAGATGCTATAGTTAATCTTTGGATCAAGATTGCTACGTATTATCAACATCATGAGTACGTTGCAGgatataatttcttgaacGAACCTGCAGTTTCAGATCATAgtaaattgataaaatactATGAAAGATTAGAAAAGGAAGTAAGGAAAGTAGATCCAAACCATATTTTGTTCCTTGATGGTAATACATATGCCATGGATTTCCGCCAATTCCCTAATGAAGTTCTTCCAAATACGGTATACGCTATCCATGATTATTCTCTTTATGGTTTTCCATCTAATGACAATGACTTATACAAAGGAAATAAGGAACAAAAGGATAAGCTCAAGAGCCAATATGAACGTAAAATTGAGTACATGAGGGATCGCAATGTCCCAGTTTGGAATGGTGAATTTGGCCCGGTTTATGCTTCTGATTTCAGAGGAGACAAGGATCCTGATTTGACTAATTTGGCACGGTATCAAGTCCTAAAGGATCAATTAGAAGTATATAAAAGTGGTGATCCATCTGGGGACAAGTCTCCAATTAGTTGGTCCATCTGGTTATACAAGGATATTGGATTTCAAGGTATGACATATGTATCCCCAGAATCAAAGTGGTACAGTCTTTTCGGAAAGTGGCTTGCAAAGAAAAAGGATTTAGGTCTTGATAGATGGGgtaatgatattgatcCAAATAATGCCAAGTTATACACAGACTTAGAAAACCACATATTGTCTAATGTACCTGAGAAACATCGTAAAGCCCTTTACCCACATAATTGGACTGTGAAGGACTACCTTGCAAGGGTCACTAACGAAATGTTGTTTAGTCAGTATGCTCAACATGAATACGCAGATTACTTTAAAGATTTAAGTTTCGAGCAGTTAGATGAATTGGCAGCCTGTTTTAAATTCGAGAACGTTGAGAAAAgacaagaattaaataacaTTTTGAGTAATTATTAA